One Campylobacterota bacterium DNA segment encodes these proteins:
- a CDS encoding TonB C-terminal domain-containing protein, whose translation MNSHNERYFFISGLIAFSFFAVLVLLIGYSLAAANKIEQFAMVQSDVVSVSIADVTEVTRSEPPEQSEPSADLSPAEEEAVPEAKTPEEPVPDISDLFAQVKPKNDPKKSPETQKRNEQLNALEQELLKPKETLRISDKVKKVELSRPGMKMVVQGASSGPIVNEYHAKIQGLIYARFHPPSGSQGQAARVRITIDAAGRLVSYKVIAYSRSVSLNGEVDWLRERLETVVFPPHPEGRDAVLECILTAKE comes from the coding sequence ATGAATTCACATAACGAACGTTATTTTTTCATCAGTGGTCTGATCGCTTTCTCTTTTTTCGCAGTGCTGGTGCTGCTGATCGGCTACAGCCTCGCTGCGGCCAATAAAATCGAACAGTTTGCCATGGTCCAGAGCGACGTCGTCTCCGTATCGATTGCCGACGTTACAGAAGTTACCCGTTCCGAACCCCCCGAACAAAGCGAGCCTTCGGCCGACCTCTCCCCCGCCGAAGAAGAGGCGGTACCCGAAGCGAAAACGCCCGAAGAGCCGGTTCCTGACATTTCCGACCTTTTTGCGCAGGTGAAACCTAAAAACGACCCTAAAAAGAGTCCCGAAACGCAAAAGCGCAACGAACAGCTCAATGCCCTTGAACAAGAACTGCTCAAACCCAAAGAGACTTTGCGGATCAGCGACAAGGTGAAAAAAGTCGAGCTCTCCAGGCCCGGGATGAAAATGGTCGTGCAGGGAGCCTCCTCGGGACCGATCGTTAACGAATACCATGCTAAGATTCAGGGACTCATTTATGCCCGTTTTCACCCTCCCTCGGGATCGCAGGGACAGGCTGCACGCGTGCGTATCACGATCGATGCGGCGGGGAGGCTCGTTTCGTACAAGGTGATCGCCTATTCCCGGAGCGTTTCGCTCAACGGTGAAGTCGACTGGCTTCGGGAGCGGCTCGAGACAGTCGTATTCCCGCCTCATCCCGAGGGGAGGGACGCGGTGCTGGAATGTATTTTAACGGCCAAGGAGTAG
- a CDS encoding helix-turn-helix domain-containing protein, whose product MDATNFLTASNASIEAFKTANLLKGLGVNAVIFGERGTGKLTLARYILPHAPVIDASRFDELLDAIESHSEVIIYRLDNVANLKRLIEALQKTRTRVVATAGGRYSQDQLDEIFTIRLALPPLSERSEDVAVLIDAFVQEARHTLGKTEPFERNGFVPDLSENAISLRRQVYLHYLFDSIGENDLMGIMEHYLSDKLGSNNDYRAFLHLYEVPLIRAGIKRFKSQLQLAERLGLNRNTLRKKIADHSDYQLETKEH is encoded by the coding sequence GTGGATGCCACTAATTTCCTGACGGCCTCGAACGCTTCGATCGAAGCGTTCAAGACGGCCAATCTTTTGAAGGGATTAGGGGTCAACGCCGTTATTTTCGGAGAACGGGGAACGGGTAAACTGACCCTTGCCCGTTACATCCTTCCCCATGCACCCGTAATCGATGCGAGCCGTTTCGATGAATTGCTCGACGCGATCGAGTCCCACAGCGAGGTTATCATTTACCGCCTGGACAACGTCGCAAACCTGAAGCGATTGATCGAAGCGTTGCAAAAGACCCGTACGCGCGTCGTCGCAACCGCGGGCGGGCGCTATTCGCAAGATCAGCTTGACGAGATTTTCACGATCCGCCTGGCGTTGCCTCCACTGTCCGAACGGAGCGAAGATGTCGCCGTACTGATCGACGCGTTCGTGCAGGAAGCACGCCACACGCTGGGCAAAACGGAGCCGTTTGAACGCAACGGATTCGTCCCCGATCTGAGCGAAAACGCGATTTCGCTTCGTCGTCAGGTGTACCTGCATTATCTTTTCGACAGCATCGGGGAAAACGACCTGATGGGGATCATGGAACACTATCTCAGCGACAAGCTCGGCAGCAATAACGATTACCGGGCATTTTTGCACCTTTATGAAGTGCCGCTGATCCGTGCAGGGATCAAGCGATTCAAATCGCAGCTGCAACTTGCCGAACGGCTGGGGCTCAACCGAAACACCCTGCGTAAAAAAATCGCAGACCATTCCGATTATCAACTCGAAACAAAGGAGCATTAA
- a CDS encoding ATP-binding protein, producing MRQIGRTNAAFGLIEEGDRILVGLSGGKDSLTMVHALMEQQRRAPFRFEILAVTVTYGMGEDLSALIAHCAEHGVPHRVYETNTYEIAADKIRHNSSFCSFFSRMRRGALYTAAKEFGCNKVALGHHLDDAAESFFMNLIYNGHLRSLAPKYRAENGLVVIRPLIQLRERQLAACALENEMPTVGDEACPSMRFDVKMPHARASMKTMLHEMEAKYPDLFVSINSAFGHISDDAFFDPERFNV from the coding sequence ATGCGCCAGATCGGCCGTACCAATGCGGCGTTCGGTCTGATCGAGGAGGGGGACAGAATTCTCGTCGGTCTGAGCGGCGGGAAAGATTCCCTTACGATGGTGCACGCCCTGATGGAACAGCAGCGGCGCGCGCCGTTTCGGTTTGAAATTCTGGCCGTCACCGTTACGTACGGGATGGGGGAGGACCTTTCGGCCCTGATCGCGCATTGCGCCGAGCATGGCGTCCCACACCGGGTATATGAGACCAATACGTACGAAATCGCCGCTGACAAGATCCGCCACAACTCATCGTTTTGCAGTTTCTTTTCGCGGATGCGCCGCGGAGCTCTTTATACGGCGGCCAAAGAGTTCGGGTGTAACAAGGTTGCCCTGGGACATCACCTCGACGACGCTGCGGAGAGTTTTTTCATGAACCTGATCTACAACGGTCATCTGCGCTCGCTGGCCCCCAAGTACCGTGCCGAAAACGGATTGGTCGTCATCCGTCCGCTGATCCAGCTGCGTGAGCGTCAGCTTGCCGCGTGCGCGCTGGAGAACGAGATGCCTACCGTCGGCGATGAGGCGTGCCCTTCGATGCGGTTCGACGTCAAGATGCCGCACGCACGGGCTTCTATGAAAACGATGCTTCACGAAATGGAGGCAAAATACCCCGATTTGTTTGTGTCGATCAACTCTGCGTTCGGCCACATCAGCGACGACGCTTTCTTCGACCCCGAACGTTTTAACGTTTAG
- the tolB gene encoding Tol-Pal system protein TolB — protein MKFLFVLFAAVCFLRAADATIEVVKGVESLPKLAVEDASAFKSDATVRMSKMLVADMQVVSLFDVDANYAAAPYESTVPAPVHKDAQYLLRYRLHDDGNGGMKADVRLIRNGQELFAKSYVLKQSEMMVFLAHSIAYDINAKMGGTPMEWMKRKVLLTRLSAPRRADIIAADYTLSYQKVILSGGMYGFAKWANREQTDLYYTSLSDFKPTIYKMNLSSGKREKLISSDGMAVCSDVSEDAKRLLLTLAPAGQPDIFLYDTQSGTKTRLTDYSGIDVNGQFLGNEGIAFVSNRLGYPNVFAKNFNSTAVTPLVYQGKNNSSLSAYKNLLVYKARENPATYGGNSFNLHLLSLNSGSVKRLTASGENDFPRFSPDGEAILFIKQEGSRSSVGVIRPSVNKSFAFPLKMGRIQSIDW, from the coding sequence TTGAAGTTTTTGTTTGTTTTGTTCGCGGCGGTTTGTTTTCTGCGTGCCGCCGATGCGACGATCGAAGTCGTCAAAGGGGTCGAATCGCTGCCGAAACTGGCGGTGGAAGACGCCTCGGCGTTTAAAAGCGACGCGACGGTACGGATGTCCAAAATGCTTGTTGCCGATATGCAGGTGGTGTCGTTGTTCGACGTTGACGCAAACTATGCGGCGGCTCCCTATGAATCGACTGTGCCCGCACCCGTTCACAAAGATGCGCAGTACCTTCTCCGCTACCGGCTGCATGACGACGGAAACGGGGGAATGAAAGCGGATGTGCGCCTGATCCGAAACGGCCAGGAGCTGTTTGCCAAGTCCTACGTCCTCAAACAAAGCGAGATGATGGTATTCCTGGCCCATTCGATCGCATACGACATCAATGCGAAGATGGGGGGCACCCCGATGGAATGGATGAAACGTAAGGTCCTTTTGACCCGTTTGAGTGCTCCCAGACGCGCCGACATCATCGCCGCGGACTATACCCTTTCGTACCAGAAAGTGATTCTCAGCGGCGGGATGTACGGTTTTGCCAAATGGGCCAATCGCGAACAGACCGACTTGTACTATACGTCGCTGAGCGATTTCAAGCCGACGATTTACAAAATGAATCTTTCCAGCGGCAAGCGGGAAAAACTGATCTCTTCGGACGGAATGGCGGTGTGTTCGGATGTCAGTGAAGACGCCAAGCGGTTGTTACTCACACTCGCCCCGGCGGGACAGCCCGATATTTTCCTCTACGATACCCAAAGCGGCACCAAAACCCGTCTTACCGACTATTCGGGGATTGACGTCAACGGACAGTTTCTGGGGAACGAGGGGATCGCGTTTGTTTCGAACCGTCTGGGATACCCCAACGTCTTTGCAAAGAACTTCAATTCCACCGCCGTTACGCCGCTCGTTTACCAGGGAAAAAACAACTCTTCACTCAGCGCATACAAAAATCTCCTTGTCTACAAAGCGCGTGAAAATCCTGCCACATACGGCGGAAACTCGTTTAACCTCCATCTGCTTTCGCTCAATTCAGGGAGTGTCAAACGTCTGACCGCCAGCGGCGAAAACGATTTTCCCCGTTTCTCTCCCGACGGAGAAGCGATTTTGTTTATCAAGCAAGAAGGGAGCCGCAGCTCGGTCGGCGTGATCCGTCCTTCTGTTAACAAAAGTTTTGCCTTTCCGTTGAAAATGGGTCGTATCCAGTCCATCGACTGGTAA
- a CDS encoding tetratricopeptide repeat protein, with the protein MRTSVAFLTLLSFSLSASEPSVFGAGNLNVPNPYGLTSEEKLILENKKEIQTVLQKHNVQNAKVETVTERLDGLQTIVEGLAQTTNEHRQKLQRLGDDNASQSISELKKQIDANTENIAQFKSLLEELSLVVDGINANYVTKDQFAQLISQLKLKPIAAKKGENPAIVSVSAIEKEAFRLFGEKKFAEAQSMFEQMVQKKHKTAEAHYMIGECQYERKAYKEAVASYKESASRNEKALYMPTLLLHSGISMEKTGDQAMAKAFYQATISKYGGSGAAREAQERISKLK; encoded by the coding sequence ATGCGTACGTCTGTCGCGTTTTTAACACTCCTTTCATTCTCCCTTTCCGCATCCGAACCGTCGGTTTTCGGTGCGGGTAACCTGAACGTTCCCAACCCTTACGGTCTTACCAGTGAAGAGAAATTGATTCTCGAAAACAAAAAAGAGATTCAGACGGTGTTGCAAAAACACAACGTCCAAAATGCCAAGGTCGAAACCGTGACCGAACGGCTCGACGGTCTGCAGACCATTGTCGAAGGGCTGGCGCAGACGACCAACGAACACCGGCAAAAGCTCCAGCGGCTTGGAGACGATAACGCATCGCAAAGTATTTCCGAACTGAAAAAACAAATCGATGCCAATACCGAAAACATCGCCCAGTTCAAATCGCTGCTCGAAGAGCTCTCTTTGGTCGTTGACGGGATCAATGCCAATTACGTCACCAAAGATCAGTTCGCCCAGCTGATTTCCCAGCTCAAACTCAAACCGATCGCGGCAAAAAAAGGGGAAAACCCGGCCATCGTGAGCGTATCCGCGATCGAAAAAGAGGCTTTTCGGCTTTTCGGCGAAAAAAAGTTTGCCGAAGCCCAGTCGATGTTCGAGCAGATGGTGCAGAAAAAACACAAAACGGCCGAGGCGCATTACATGATCGGGGAGTGCCAGTATGAGCGCAAAGCCTACAAAGAGGCGGTAGCAAGTTACAAAGAAAGCGCCTCACGCAATGAAAAAGCGCTGTATATGCCTACGCTGCTGCTCCACTCGGGGATTTCCATGGAAAAAACGGGCGATCAGGCGATGGCCAAAGCGTTTTACCAGGCGACCATCTCCAAATACGGCGGCAGCGGTGCGGCACGAGAGGCGCAGGAACGGATCTCTAAGCTCAAGTAG
- a CDS encoding OmpA family protein, whose amino-acid sequence MMKNAALISATVALLVLSGCSSKEPAIDATASSASATGTNTASSAATTAGTDSNAVIAPITNAATADTTASSAVGTNGSEGGLNNILFDYDKFDIREDMQEAMKNNSALVKGKNVKLEGNCDEFGSDEYNYALGLKRANAVKTALVNDGMNPDSITMVSFGEGNPVCLEKTPECWQKNRRVEFKLP is encoded by the coding sequence ATGATGAAAAATGCAGCTTTGATCAGTGCCACGGTAGCACTTTTAGTTTTGAGCGGATGCAGCAGCAAAGAGCCTGCGATCGACGCAACCGCTTCTTCGGCATCCGCCACGGGTACGAACACGGCTTCTTCTGCGGCGACCACCGCCGGTACGGATTCGAATGCGGTCATCGCACCGATCACCAACGCCGCTACGGCCGATACAACGGCTTCGTCTGCAGTCGGGACTAACGGTTCGGAAGGCGGGTTGAACAATATCCTGTTCGACTACGACAAATTCGACATCCGTGAAGATATGCAAGAGGCGATGAAAAACAACAGCGCGCTCGTCAAAGGCAAAAACGTCAAACTCGAAGGAAACTGCGACGAATTCGGAAGCGACGAATACAACTACGCCCTCGGCCTCAAACGTGCCAATGCGGTCAAAACGGCGCTGGTCAATGACGGTATGAACCCTGACTCGATCACGATGGTCAGTTTCGGCGAAGGCAATCCCGTATGTCTGGAGAAAACTCCAGAGTGCTGGCAAAAAAACCGTCGTGTAGAATTCAAACTTCCCTAA
- a CDS encoding 5'-methylthioadenosine/adenosylhomocysteine nucleosidase has protein sequence MKIAIMGAMREEIEPILESVGSYTSFDHAGNTFYECRYGDHDLVIAYSKIGKVFSAITASVMIERFGAETLLFSGVAGGISKELKIGDLVMASALCQHDVDITAFGHPYGFIPEGSVMVDADRPLIALAKEVALAMGVEVKEGIIATGDQFVASAERKHWIETTFKADALEMEGASVACVCANFGIPFFILRAISDSADGDAGMDFDTFLQSSAKVSARFILEMVKRLGH, from the coding sequence ATGAAAATCGCAATTATGGGCGCAATGCGCGAAGAGATCGAACCGATCCTCGAATCGGTAGGAAGTTATACCTCTTTCGACCATGCGGGAAATACGTTTTACGAATGCCGCTACGGCGACCACGATCTTGTCATTGCCTATTCGAAAATCGGTAAAGTCTTTTCGGCGATCACCGCGTCGGTCATGATCGAGCGTTTCGGGGCTGAAACACTCCTCTTCAGCGGTGTGGCCGGCGGAATCAGCAAAGAGCTGAAAATCGGCGATCTGGTGATGGCAAGCGCTCTGTGTCAGCACGACGTCGACATTACCGCGTTCGGCCACCCTTACGGTTTTATCCCCGAGGGATCGGTCATGGTCGACGCCGACCGGCCCCTCATCGCACTGGCCAAAGAGGTGGCCCTGGCGATGGGTGTAGAGGTCAAGGAAGGGATTATCGCGACGGGAGATCAGTTTGTCGCCTCTGCGGAGCGTAAGCACTGGATCGAGACGACGTTCAAGGCTGACGCCCTGGAGATGGAAGGGGCAAGCGTCGCGTGCGTGTGCGCCAATTTCGGGATTCCGTTTTTTATTCTGCGCGCGATCAGCGACAGCGCCGACGGCGATGCGGGGATGGACTTCGATACGTTCTTGCAAAGCTCGGCCAAAGTCAGCGCCCGCTTTATCCTAGAGATGGTTAAACGCCTTGGGCATTAA
- a CDS encoding A/G-specific adenine glycosylase, whose translation MKRAEHSALLAWYETHGRHDLPWRNTDDPYRIYLSEIMLQQTQVKTVLERFYFPFLERFPTFADVTGAPLDDVLKMWEGLGYYTRAKNLHIAARQCQGHLPDNAEGLMKLSGIGRSTAHAIAAFAYGESLPILDANVKRILHRYYALKERNEKRLWEYAYRLFDASSPFEYNQAMMDLGAAVCLPKKPVCDRCPFAEYCAGRNDPLAYPEAKIKKPKPIRRLNLIVYERNGMYALKQRTSRFLHGLWGFFETDEKPPSPSLLLGHVTQHYSHFALEAEVYRCNEPLDADGFEWFAPKEIEALSLSRADHKALALLRYNSGKKERRCEPY comes from the coding sequence ATGAAACGCGCTGAACACTCCGCCCTCCTCGCCTGGTACGAAACCCACGGACGCCACGACCTGCCCTGGCGCAATACCGATGATCCCTACCGGATCTACCTCAGCGAGATCATGCTCCAGCAGACCCAGGTCAAAACAGTGCTGGAGAGGTTTTATTTCCCGTTTCTGGAACGCTTCCCCACGTTCGCCGATGTGACCGGGGCCCCGCTCGACGACGTACTGAAAATGTGGGAAGGGCTGGGCTACTACACGCGGGCCAAAAACCTTCACATTGCCGCCCGCCAGTGCCAGGGACACCTCCCCGACAATGCCGAAGGGCTGATGAAACTCAGCGGTATCGGCCGTTCTACCGCCCACGCGATCGCGGCATTCGCTTACGGTGAGAGCCTTCCGATTCTCGACGCGAACGTCAAACGTATTCTCCACCGTTATTACGCCCTCAAAGAACGGAACGAAAAAAGATTGTGGGAATACGCCTACCGCCTTTTCGACGCTTCGAGTCCGTTCGAATACAATCAGGCGATGATGGATCTCGGCGCCGCCGTCTGTCTTCCCAAAAAACCCGTATGTGACCGATGCCCGTTCGCAGAATACTGTGCGGGCAGGAACGATCCCCTCGCCTACCCCGAGGCAAAAATCAAAAAGCCCAAACCGATCCGACGGCTCAACCTCATCGTCTATGAGCGTAACGGGATGTACGCGCTTAAACAACGCACCTCCCGTTTTTTGCACGGTCTTTGGGGATTTTTCGAAACCGACGAAAAACCTCCGTCCCCTTCGCTTTTGCTCGGGCATGTGACCCAGCACTACTCCCATTTCGCCCTCGAAGCGGAGGTTTACCGCTGCAACGAGCCTTTAGACGCGGATGGGTTCGAGTGGTTCGCCCCTAAAGAGATAGAAGCCCTTTCCCTCAGCCGTGCCGATCATAAGGCGTTGGCATTATTACGCTATAATTCGGGAAAAAAGGAGCGCCGGTGCGAACCGTATTAA
- a CDS encoding MotA/TolQ/ExbB proton channel family protein, giving the protein MFQTFAEFYDKSHPVTLLVLLVLSVYFIAINWVFFYRYFSLNQWIYTENQSLESLLMGQQKVPEYAYLSHFTNSSSLSKALFDLASYASTKEATKGLMLLSVVASTTPFIGLFGTVISILDTFDHIGHSSGTMSIIAAGVSDALVATASGIFVAIFAYTYHQILKRKSFELSGLIRMQGDALLAKES; this is encoded by the coding sequence ATGTTTCAGACGTTTGCCGAATTTTACGACAAAAGCCATCCGGTAACACTCTTGGTGTTACTGGTCCTCTCCGTTTACTTCATCGCGATCAACTGGGTCTTTTTTTACCGCTATTTTTCGCTCAATCAATGGATATATACCGAAAATCAATCGCTGGAATCGCTTTTGATGGGGCAGCAGAAAGTTCCCGAATACGCTTATCTCAGCCATTTTACAAACTCCTCTTCTCTCTCGAAAGCGCTTTTTGACCTGGCGTCGTACGCTTCGACCAAAGAGGCGACCAAAGGGCTGATGCTCCTGTCGGTTGTGGCGTCGACGACGCCGTTCATCGGTTTGTTCGGGACGGTGATATCGATTCTGGACACATTCGATCATATCGGGCACTCCAGCGGGACGATGAGCATCATCGCCGCCGGGGTTTCGGATGCGTTGGTGGCAACCGCATCGGGTATTTTCGTCGCCATTTTCGCCTATACCTATCACCAGATTCTCAAGCGTAAGTCGTTTGAACTCTCGGGTCTGATCCGGATGCAGGGCGATGCACTTTTGGCGAAAGAGTCCTGA
- a CDS encoding biopolymer transporter ExbD, whose protein sequence is MYDWEEKPELNITPLVDVMLVLLAILMVISPNIVYEELIRLPKGSAQKEVTQKEKIEISLSSDKKITLNGKPYPYETFNDDFVLFSTSLPKDSPVRISADGRLSYNDVMYVLTAVKRAGFQEISLPTTN, encoded by the coding sequence ATGTACGATTGGGAAGAAAAACCGGAACTTAACATTACGCCGCTGGTGGACGTCATGTTGGTGCTGCTGGCGATATTGATGGTGATCTCTCCCAATATCGTTTACGAAGAGTTGATTCGCCTCCCTAAAGGTTCGGCCCAAAAAGAGGTGACGCAGAAAGAGAAAATCGAGATTTCTCTCTCCTCGGACAAAAAAATCACTCTTAACGGCAAACCGTATCCGTACGAGACGTTCAACGACGACTTCGTCCTCTTCTCGACATCGCTTCCCAAAGATTCTCCCGTCCGTATCAGCGCGGACGGACGGCTCAGCTACAACGACGTGATGTATGTTCTCACCGCCGTGAAACGTGCGGGATTCCAAGAAATATCGCTTCCAACGACGAATTGA
- the atpC gene encoding ATP synthase F1 subunit epsilon, with the protein METLQLEVLTPSGPIYNGPAKSVTLPGEEGEFGVLPAHVSLTTLLQAGVVDIQKENGKTESIVVNWGVVQITHNKVVVLVDGAVAIRGDSEGDIAKALDEAKTLINSVADSNTMIASVSARIESAAHNLV; encoded by the coding sequence ATGGAAACACTCCAATTAGAAGTGCTTACGCCCAGCGGTCCGATCTATAACGGTCCGGCGAAAAGCGTCACCCTTCCGGGTGAAGAAGGGGAATTTGGCGTTCTCCCCGCACACGTCTCTCTGACGACGTTGCTCCAGGCCGGAGTCGTCGATATTCAGAAAGAGAACGGCAAAACCGAATCGATCGTCGTCAACTGGGGTGTGGTTCAGATCACCCACAATAAAGTTGTCGTCCTGGTCGACGGGGCCGTAGCGATTCGCGGTGACAGCGAAGGGGATATCGCCAAGGCGCTCGATGAAGCGAAAACGCTCATCAACAGCGTCGCAGATTCGAACACGATGATCGCGTCGGTCTCTGCACGCATCGAATCCGCTGCTCACAATCTCGTCTAA
- the fabD gene encoding ACP S-malonyltransferase, translating into MSKKIAMIFPGQGSQSVGMGKSFYENSPLAREMFEKAGERIGVDFAKLLFEPNEQLDQTAYTQPAILLVSLIAYRLFQEARPSDAVMFLGHSLGEFSALAAAGAIDYVDAVELVHKRGALMQSACESIDAGMMAILGLDDALVEELCEKAQSEGKKVWPANYNQAGQLVVAGLKADLQSMESVFKEAGAKRALLLNMSIASHCPLLESAQAPLAEVMEKMLVDTFVAPVVSNVTTGKYSNKTDAVALLKDQLVKPVKYKQSIEAIAGEIDVMIEFGNGAVLKGLNKRNAPDIETYGISDMDSLAKVCEALA; encoded by the coding sequence ATGTCCAAAAAAATTGCGATGATATTTCCCGGCCAGGGGAGCCAGAGCGTAGGGATGGGGAAATCCTTCTACGAAAACTCTCCGCTTGCCCGTGAAATGTTCGAAAAGGCGGGGGAACGGATCGGTGTCGATTTTGCCAAACTCCTTTTCGAGCCGAACGAACAGCTTGATCAGACCGCCTATACGCAGCCTGCCATCTTGCTGGTATCGTTGATCGCCTATCGCCTTTTCCAGGAAGCTCGTCCGAGCGATGCGGTGATGTTTTTGGGACACTCCCTCGGTGAATTCAGTGCCCTTGCGGCGGCCGGTGCTATCGATTACGTCGATGCGGTGGAGCTCGTGCACAAGCGCGGGGCATTGATGCAAAGCGCATGCGAATCGATCGATGCGGGGATGATGGCTATTCTGGGGCTTGACGATGCGCTCGTCGAAGAGCTGTGCGAAAAAGCGCAAAGCGAGGGCAAAAAAGTGTGGCCGGCGAACTACAATCAGGCCGGACAGCTCGTCGTTGCCGGGCTCAAAGCCGATTTGCAGTCGATGGAAAGCGTTTTTAAAGAAGCGGGAGCGAAGCGGGCCCTGCTGTTGAACATGTCGATCGCCAGTCACTGCCCGCTGCTTGAAAGCGCGCAGGCCCCGTTGGCCGAGGTTATGGAAAAAATGCTCGTCGACACCTTCGTAGCACCCGTAGTTTCGAACGTCACGACGGGCAAGTATTCGAACAAAACCGATGCCGTGGCGCTGCTGAAAGATCAGCTGGTCAAGCCGGTCAAATACAAACAGTCGATCGAAGCGATCGCGGGTGAAATCGACGTGATGATCGAATTCGGAAACGGTGCGGTCCTCAAAGGGCTCAACAAACGGAACGCTCCCGATATCGAGACCTACGGCATTTCCGACATGGACAGCCTCGCGAAGGTTTGCGAAGCGCTCGCATGA
- a CDS encoding nitrilase-related carbon-nitrogen hydrolase codes for MKIALVQTSPRLNRSNLAEILERVQENADADVVVFPELSLSGYLLQDKLFEDAWNLDELEPLAQASRQCDIVVGAAMWDGGKVYNSALYFSQGALAHMHHKNHLPTYGMFEEGRYFAAGDAIEAFDTPHGPAVMVVCEDLWHADTIDAIAQSDAQIVYVLAASPAREFGDAGIGIEVQWDALLKATALLSHNYVVFVNRVGFEDGLGFWGGSRVITPSAETEHRLELFKPGSMNVELNHRLQKLGRYLAKNF; via the coding sequence ATGAAAATCGCCCTCGTCCAGACCTCGCCGCGACTGAATCGTTCCAACCTTGCGGAGATTTTGGAACGGGTCCAAGAAAATGCCGACGCCGACGTGGTCGTTTTCCCCGAACTCTCGCTGAGCGGCTACCTGCTGCAGGACAAGCTGTTCGAAGACGCGTGGAACCTCGACGAACTCGAGCCGCTGGCGCAGGCGAGCCGACAATGCGACATCGTGGTCGGCGCGGCGATGTGGGACGGGGGGAAAGTCTACAACAGCGCGCTCTATTTTTCGCAGGGTGCGTTGGCCCACATGCATCATAAAAATCATCTTCCCACCTACGGGATGTTTGAAGAGGGGCGGTATTTTGCCGCAGGCGATGCAATCGAGGCGTTCGATACCCCTCACGGCCCTGCGGTGATGGTCGTATGCGAAGACCTCTGGCATGCGGATACGATCGACGCGATCGCCCAAAGCGACGCGCAGATCGTTTACGTTCTCGCCGCGTCTCCGGCGCGCGAGTTCGGCGACGCGGGGATCGGTATCGAAGTGCAATGGGACGCGCTGCTCAAAGCAACCGCGCTTCTGAGTCACAATTACGTCGTCTTCGTCAACCGTGTCGGCTTCGAAGACGGATTGGGCTTTTGGGGCGGCAGTCGGGTCATTACCCCATCCGCAGAGACCGAGCATCGGCTTGAGCTTTTCAAGCCGGGCAGCATGAACGTCGAACTGAATCATCGTCTTCAGAAACTGGGGCGTTACCTCGCCAAAAATTTTTAA
- a CDS encoding peptidylprolyl isomerase has protein sequence MAIETNQIVSLEYEVRDGGTVVDSNVGGHPLVFMFGKGQIIPGLETGIAHMNIGDKGDVLVKAADAYGDYNPEAQQELPREQFAGIDLNVGMTLYGQGEDGGTVQVIVKDIKDDSVVIDFNHPLAGKDLMFTVTIHNVRDASPEEAMTGIPAENRVESSGCCGSGGNHGCGCH, from the coding sequence ATGGCAATTGAAACGAATCAGATCGTATCTCTTGAGTACGAAGTACGCGACGGCGGAACCGTCGTAGACAGCAACGTCGGCGGACACCCCCTGGTATTCATGTTCGGAAAAGGGCAGATCATCCCGGGTCTCGAAACAGGGATCGCACACATGAATATCGGCGATAAAGGCGATGTTCTCGTGAAGGCGGCGGACGCTTACGGCGATTACAATCCCGAAGCCCAGCAGGAACTTCCGCGCGAACAATTCGCCGGAATCGATCTTAACGTCGGGATGACCCTCTACGGACAGGGTGAAGACGGCGGTACCGTCCAGGTCATCGTCAAAGACATCAAAGACGACTCCGTCGTTATCGATTTCAACCACCCCCTCGCGGGCAAAGACCTGATGTTCACGGTCACGATCCACAACGTACGCGACGCGTCACCCGAAGAAGCGATGACGGGCATTCCTGCCGAAAATCGCGTAGAGAGCAGCGGATGCTGCGGAAGCGGCGGTAACCACGGCTGTGGATGCCACTAA